In Bremerella alba, one genomic interval encodes:
- a CDS encoding 5-formyltetrahydrofolate cyclo-ligase — MNPSDKNDIRREAIARRQALDDGSQRSEAIQHRLLTEFPIREGSNWLVYVSVRNEVKTMGILEEVLRVKGQVVVPYCLSNNELGLFLLTDLQQLEHGSFGIKEPLAALRSERSVPSETLDTVVMPGVAFDRRGNRIGYGKGYFDRLLKTLSGDCIKVGLAYDCQIYPKIPSEAHDLPVDHLITETQMIRCSAKV; from the coding sequence ATGAACCCTTCCGACAAGAATGATATTCGCCGCGAAGCGATCGCACGACGCCAGGCCCTTGATGATGGTAGCCAGCGGAGCGAGGCCATTCAGCATCGACTTCTTACGGAATTTCCCATTCGTGAAGGTTCCAACTGGCTGGTCTACGTTAGCGTACGCAACGAGGTGAAAACCATGGGCATCCTGGAAGAGGTTCTGCGTGTAAAAGGGCAAGTCGTGGTCCCCTATTGCCTCAGCAATAACGAACTAGGCCTCTTTCTACTGACAGATCTGCAGCAGCTTGAGCATGGCTCGTTTGGGATTAAAGAACCGTTAGCGGCACTTCGCTCTGAACGCTCTGTGCCTTCTGAAACATTGGACACCGTCGTGATGCCTGGCGTCGCGTTCGACCGGCGTGGCAATCGAATCGGTTACGGCAAAGGCTATTTTGATAGGCTGTTAAAGACACTGAGCGGCGACTGTATAAAAGTCGGATTGGCCTACGACTGCCAGATTTACCCCAAAATACCGAGCGAAGCCCACGACCTGCCCGTCGACCATCTAATTACCGAGACGCAGATGATTCGCTGCTCGGCCAAAGTCTAA
- a CDS encoding cysteine peptidase family C39 domain-containing protein encodes MQDVIAGYLIVGIFSLGGFFVTRAWTREWSVFALNLSAVGVIALVGLYTAFVWENLFLTELLPFSNLIVLSNLYPLAALVLAAIATNRLRDQGWRRVIPMSGLLGAGVWSLIYPLIGQAPECQTNWDTQGICYQTTDQTCTAACAATLLNYYKIPTTEEEMAELCLTRQGTSWKGFYRGLKLKTKDTPYLVRMDYLSAGELAAARRPVVLRVGKRAWLGSGNAAGLPEGWNVGEIHSVVCLGRIHGYYVIADPNPDIGIEYWSEEELLKVWDGHSARLERSYEGPLFKNTRSGLENIRTLAAR; translated from the coding sequence AATGGTCGGTATTTGCTCTGAATCTATCTGCCGTCGGCGTGATAGCGCTTGTTGGGCTGTACACTGCTTTCGTGTGGGAGAATCTTTTCCTCACAGAGCTATTGCCGTTCTCGAACTTGATCGTCCTCAGCAATCTTTACCCTCTGGCGGCACTTGTGCTCGCTGCCATCGCGACGAACCGCCTACGTGATCAAGGATGGCGACGCGTCATTCCTATGTCAGGCTTGCTCGGAGCTGGCGTTTGGTCGCTGATCTATCCCCTGATAGGCCAGGCACCGGAGTGCCAGACGAATTGGGATACGCAAGGGATCTGCTACCAGACCACAGACCAAACGTGCACTGCGGCGTGTGCTGCGACGCTGTTGAACTACTACAAAATCCCCACAACTGAAGAAGAAATGGCCGAGTTATGTCTTACTCGACAAGGAACTTCGTGGAAGGGTTTTTACCGTGGTTTAAAGCTGAAAACGAAGGATACGCCTTATCTGGTTCGCATGGATTATCTCTCGGCTGGAGAACTTGCCGCCGCACGTCGCCCTGTTGTTCTGCGTGTCGGAAAACGGGCCTGGTTGGGCAGTGGTAATGCGGCAGGTCTACCGGAAGGGTGGAATGTCGGCGAGATTCACTCGGTCGTCTGCCTTGGGCGAATTCATGGCTATTATGTCATCGCTGATCCTAACCCGGATATCGGCATCGAGTATTGGAGCGAAGAAGAACTGTTGAAGGTGTGGGATGGCCACAGCGCTCGGCTCGAACGCAGTTACGAAGGTCCGCTATTTAAGAACACTCGAAGTGGCCTGGAGAACATCCGCACATTGGCCGCACGTTAG